A part of Haloarchaeobius sp. HME9146 genomic DNA contains:
- a CDS encoding TMEM175 family protein — MAKAYESESEETARLVALSDGVIAIAITLLVLDLTVPTVTGGATDRALTELVFEQGHELFGYVLSFLVIGLYWVLHRRVFIYVTGHDRKVLWLNLVFLLFVAFLPFATALFTAYPTTRFGVVFYSVVQAMTGLCLALLWVHAARRHLIAEGLTSPTVLLQAARFLATPTVFTLAALLAFVNPTFGILSWLLLVPVNAFFELRLVRVTA, encoded by the coding sequence ATGGCGAAGGCGTACGAGTCCGAGAGTGAGGAGACCGCACGACTGGTCGCCCTGAGTGACGGCGTCATCGCCATCGCCATCACGCTGCTGGTACTGGACCTCACCGTCCCGACCGTCACCGGTGGCGCAACCGACCGTGCCCTCACCGAACTGGTGTTCGAGCAGGGGCACGAACTGTTCGGCTACGTGCTCAGCTTCCTGGTCATCGGCCTCTACTGGGTGCTCCACCGGCGGGTCTTCATCTACGTCACCGGGCACGACCGCAAGGTGCTGTGGCTCAACCTCGTCTTCCTGCTGTTCGTGGCGTTCCTCCCCTTCGCGACCGCCCTGTTCACGGCCTATCCGACGACCCGGTTCGGCGTCGTCTTCTACTCGGTCGTCCAGGCCATGACGGGCCTCTGCCTCGCGCTCCTGTGGGTCCACGCCGCGCGCAGGCATCTCATCGCGGAGGGGCTCACCTCGCCCACCGTCCTGCTCCAGGCGGCCCGGTTCCTGGCGACGCCGACGGTCTTCACGCTCGCGGCGCTCCTCGCGTTCGTGAATCCAACGTTCGGTATCCTCTCGTGGTTGCTCCTCGTGCCGGTCAACGCGTTCTTCGAGCTCAGACTCGTCAGGGTCACGGCGTGA
- a CDS encoding PQQ-binding-like beta-propeller repeat protein, with the protein MTRRRTVVCGLASLLSAGCLRLQDTTEEAGPAREPSTTGEPSSVKAESTTSVKTESTTTDVTPKVKEVWEESRYGQAGVADGTDLVTTRRVGVQVAAVSDGSRKWNQSVPGDIEAACLPVVTDEFVYVAGQERGASTSTVKKFRRDGGALAAQATVEHSENFHGEPQLVDDLLVVGADPGHGSDQDTLFAFDAETLDLVWSGQPVNDQFVGAVVVDDTLFAGFHGYVGAFSLPDFERVWEQDRSGATGPPVAHEGTVYLPADTEVQAIDAASRETSWRTPINERTRHAQAVGDTLLVGGRSNLYALDTGTGSVRWRGHIASATDDSSTAAGPEGVAVQPAAGVVWGTSGATVTGIDIETGAVFGTIEFPERARWVTAVGKRLAAGTAERTAGYVVE; encoded by the coding sequence ATGACGCGACGACGCACCGTCGTCTGTGGCCTCGCGTCGCTTCTCAGCGCCGGCTGCCTCCGGCTCCAAGACACCACCGAGGAGGCCGGGCCGGCCAGGGAGCCGTCGACGACGGGCGAACCCAGCAGTGTGAAGGCCGAGTCGACGACAAGTGTGAAGACCGAGTCGACGACGACCGACGTGACGCCGAAGGTGAAGGAGGTGTGGGAAGAGTCCCGGTACGGGCAGGCCGGGGTCGCCGATGGCACCGACCTCGTCACGACCCGGCGCGTCGGCGTCCAGGTGGCCGCCGTGTCCGACGGGAGCAGGAAGTGGAACCAATCGGTCCCCGGTGACATCGAAGCTGCCTGTCTCCCGGTCGTGACGGACGAGTTCGTGTACGTCGCTGGCCAGGAGCGAGGGGCATCGACGAGCACGGTCAAGAAGTTCCGCCGGGACGGTGGTGCGCTGGCAGCCCAGGCCACGGTCGAACACTCCGAGAACTTCCACGGGGAACCGCAGCTCGTCGACGACCTGCTGGTCGTCGGCGCAGACCCCGGGCACGGTAGTGACCAGGACACGCTGTTCGCGTTCGACGCGGAGACCCTCGACCTCGTCTGGTCCGGCCAGCCCGTCAACGACCAGTTCGTCGGTGCGGTCGTGGTCGACGACACCCTGTTCGCCGGGTTCCACGGCTACGTCGGCGCGTTCTCGCTCCCCGACTTCGAACGCGTGTGGGAGCAGGACCGCAGCGGCGCGACGGGCCCGCCAGTGGCACACGAGGGGACCGTGTACCTGCCGGCAGATACCGAGGTCCAGGCCATCGACGCGGCCAGCCGCGAGACCAGCTGGCGGACACCGATAAACGAACGGACCAGACACGCCCAGGCCGTCGGCGACACGCTGCTCGTCGGTGGAAGGTCGAACCTGTACGCGCTCGATACCGGCACGGGGTCTGTTCGCTGGCGGGGGCACATCGCCTCGGCGACGGACGATTCGAGCACCGCCGCCGGCCCGGAAGGTGTGGCAGTCCAGCCAGCGGCCGGCGTCGTCTGGGGCACCAGTGGTGCGACCGTCACTGGCATCGACATCGAAACCGGAGCCGTCTTCGGGACCATCGAGTTCCCCGAGCGCGCCCGGTGGGTGACCGCGGTCGGCAAGCGTCTCGCGGCTGGAACCGCCGAGCGAACGGCCGGCTACGTCGTCGAGTGA